The DNA sequence CAAGAATTTCCTCCAGGCCAACCCGGGAAAGCGAGCGGCCGTGATAGCGGTAGAGTCACCCATGGCGACTTTCCAACAGGAGGATTTTTCGATGGTCAACGTCGTTAGCGCAGCAATCTTTGGCGACGGCGCAGCTTGTGTCCTGCTGTCTTCCCATCCTGATGACGAAGGGCCAAGTATTCTGCACGAAGAGATGTACCACTTCTACGACGCACAACACATGATGGGTTTTGCCCTCAAAAATTCCGGTTTGGCCATGATCCTCGACCAGTCGGTACCCGATACCATTGAAGCCCACTTTGGGGATATCATCCACCCTTTTTTGGCGAGAGCGGGCAGTACGATTGAGAAAATTGACCACCTGGTCTTTCACCCTGGCGGCAAAAAGATCGTCCAGATTGTGGAAGACCTTTTTGGCACGATGGGAAAAAATATTGATGATACAAAAGAGGTGTTGCGCCTTTACGGCAATATGTCGAGTGCGACGGTACTGTATGTCCTTGAACGCTTCCTCGAACGTGACATCCCCAAAGGAGAGCAGGGACTGATGCTGAGCTTTGGCCCCGGGTTTTCCGCGCAGCGGGTATTGCTGGAGTGGTAGGAGGAGTGTCGGTTGCTTATCTTTTTTTACTAAACCCAAATTGGATCACCTTATTTTTATACGCTCACTTACAAATAAAAGCACCAATGAAAAACTGGGCGATCATATTAGGAGGTTCTTCAGGTCTGGGGCTGGCGACAGCCAAAGAACTGGCCCACTTGGGTTGGAACCTGGCCATCGTTCACCGCGATCGCAAATCGGTAATGAGAGAGGTAGACGCTCATTTCGCAGAGATCGCCGCGATGGGTGTGAGCTTGAGGACCTTTAACGTAGACGCCATGAAGCCGGAAAAGCGGCAAGCTGTCTTTGACGAACTAAAGACGATTTTGCCCGCAGAAGGGAACATCGGTGTACTGGTGCACAGCATCGCCAAGGGTAACCTCAAACCGATGCTTTCGGAAGATGGTCCACGCTTGCAACAGGATGATTTCCAGTTGACCATCGAAGCGATGGCCATCAGTCTGTACGAATGGGTGCAAGCCCTCTACGAGTCGAAATTGTTTGGCAAGGATACCCGCATCATCAGTTTCACCAGCGAGGGTAATCGCAAAGCCTGGCAAAACTACGCCGCCGTATCGGCAGCAAAGGCGGCACTGGAGGCCATCACGAGGAATATCGCGCTGGAGTTTGCGCCTTATGGCTTTCGGGCCAATTGTGTACAAGCTGGCACTACTGATACCGCCTCGTTGCGGATGATCCCCGGCAGCGAACAGCTCAAAGCTCACAGCCTGCAACGCAACCCTTTCGGTCGGCTCACCCAGCCCGAAGATGTAGCGCGTGTCGTAGGGCTTTTAGTACAACCCGAGGCCGCCTGGATCAATGGTGCCGTCATCCCGGTAGATGGCGGAGAACATATAAGGTAATGGACAAGCAAACGATCCTAAAATTATTGCCGTATTCGGAGCCCTTCCTCTTTGTGGATACGCTGGAAGTGGTGACCGATGACGAGGTGGTGGGGTACTACACCTACCCCGAAGATGCGTTTTTCTACCGGGGGCATTTCAAAGATCATCCCGTCACGCCGGGCGTCATCCTCACCGAGACGATGGCGCAGATCGGATTGGTATGTATGGGCATCTACCTGCTACGCGACAAAATAGCCGAAGGGCTGGAACCCGGCCTTGCCTTTTCCTCCCAAGAGGTCGATTATTACAAGGCCGTTTATCCCGGAGAAAAGGTGAAAGTGCAGGCGACGAAAGAATATTTCCGATTCGGCAAATTGAAATGTAAGGTTGAAATGCACAATGCCGCAGGGGAGTTGGTTTGTAAGGGGGTATTGGCGGGGATGGGGAGGGTGTAAGGGTTTTGGTGGTTGATGGTTGATGGTTTTTGACCATCTTTTGTGTAAACCTATTTCAGGACAAGACATTCCAACCCTTACACCTTTTCAGGTGCGGAGTGCGGTTTAAAATTCCGACTTCCCACTTCCGACTTCCGACTTTGAGCAGTTGATGGTTGGATTGGTGGTTTTTAGGACAAAACTGGTTCAGCCAGATAATCTTTTTGAGCATACTACAAATTATAGTCTTCCAACCCAGAATTTGGCTGGGCGACAATGCTCGTAATTAACACTGTGCCCAGCCTCAATTTCTTAACCATTGAAAAATCACCCCACTCCAATCGGACTAAAAACGGCCCAGAGGATTAAAACCAAGATTACCAAAACAAGGGTCAATACTACGTCAGTCGTCCATTTGAAAGTAGAAGTCTTGGTATCTCTTTGAAAAGTTACCAATTCTAAAGATGCTTCGGTTTGAGGAATACTCATTTTGCTTACGATCATTAAAACAGCAGCGCAGAAAAGGAATAAAAACAAAGCAAAATGTAAGAAATTGATTCCCAGAAAATAACCTAAAATACTATCCTCTGCAACGAGGATACTTTTATTATTCGACATAAACTCCATGACCAATCTGAAAATACCAATAACAAATCCTGTCCACAACGTAACAATTGCACCACGAGCGTTTATCCACTTAAAAAATAAACCAAGCAGAAAAACGGCGGCAATCGGTGGAGAAATATAAGCTTGGATACTTTGGAGGTAATGAAAAATCCCTCCGCCCATGAGAGCATTCATAAAGGGAATCCAACCTAAACTTGCAACGACTAAAACAATGGTTGCAATCCTCCCAAAGCGAACTAAGTCTTTTTCAGATGCATCAGGTTGGTGTTTTTGATAAAAATCAATCGTTAATAAAGTGGAACTGGAATTGAATGCAGAAGAGAGAGAACTCATCAAAGCTGCCAATAACCCAGCTATTGCCAAGCCTTTCAAACCGCTTGGCAAAAATTGAGTGATTAAGGCAGGTAAAGCTTGGTCTGCATTATCCATCGAATAACTAATCATCCCCTTTTGCAGCAAAGCATAAGCAATCACTCCCGGAATAAAGAAGAGAAAGACCGGTAATAATTTCAAATAACCGGCAAACAAAGCCCCCTTACGAGCACTGCTGACATCTTTGGCCGATAACGCCCGTTGTACGATGTACTGGTCTGTACACCAATACCAAACCCCTAAAATCGGAGCACCAAACAACATACCCGTCCACGGATACTCTGTATCTTCCATCGGTCGCCATAAATTAAAAAAACGATCAACGGAAGGGTTGCCTTCCGTTTGTGCGGCCAACGCAATAGTGTTGATCATTTCGTCCCAACCGCCCAACTGGTACAAACCAAAAATTGAAATTACAGCTGTTCCCAGTATTAAAATAAATGCTTGAACCATATCCGTATAAATCACCGCTTTTAGTCCACCAAGCACGGTATAAAAACCTGTTGCGACAACCGTGATAATCGCGCCAGTCCAAAAAGGGATTCCCAAAACTTCAAAAACCAAGGCCCCAGCAAATATGATCAGCGATATCTTGGTAATAATGTATGCCAAAACAGAAACGACCGATAAATAAGTGCGGCAAGCTCTCGAATACCGTTTCTCCAAAAATTCAGGCATGGTGTAAACCCCCGTCCGTAAATAAAAAGGAACGAATACCCAACCAAATAATATCAAAACCAAGGAAGCTAATATTTCGAAATTAGCCATCGGCATATTGGCTCTTGCACCAGCACCCGACACTCCTAAAATGATTTCTGAACCAATATTGGAGGCAAAAAGCGATGCACCAATGACTACCCAACCTTGATTTTTACCTGCCAAAAAGTAATCAACAGATGAAAAAGTCTCATCCCCTTTTTTTTCAGAAGCCCATTTGGCTATCCAAAGAATAAATCCAAAATAAATGGCAATGATTGAGAAATCTAAAAATTGCATGTTAGTTGATTTTCGTTTTGTTTTAAACACCAAAAGTGAGACTCCAAAAAATGGAGTCTCACTTTTCCGGAAATTAGAGGTTAGCTTTCTTTGACTAAAGACAAGTTTACCATTTTTTCAAGCCCAGTAATTTCTCTCCTAAATCGGATAATTCAGCTCTTTCGTATTTTGTTTGCTCCCAATTCCGAGGATCTCCAGGGAAGGCATAACCTTCAGGGGCGATGCGATTTTTCCAAGAATTAACGCGCCATTCTTTCAGCGCTTCATTATCTTCTTGAGCAGGCATCATGGAGATGTATTGCGCAATTCTCACTTTATCCTCCGAATGATTGGGACGAATACCGTGGGGTTCGGAGCTGTTAAAAATCAACAAGTCACCTGCTTCCAGCGGCACTTTCACAATTTTGTCTTCCAAGCCAGTCGTATCTGGTTTGAAATGATTTCTATCTTCAGGCTGTGTTAATTTCCAAGCATCATAATTTCTAAACAACCAAGGAATACATTGAAAACCGCCCATATTTTCATCCGTTTGGTCGGCTAATGCTAGTACCCCTTGTACATTTTGGGGTTTAGTATCAGGATCGTAATCCCAATGGATGAATCCTTTGTATTCATACCCCGGACGCATGGGAAAGTTAAGATTGGCTCGGTCTATCGTTACCCATAATTTCTCCGTTCCCCAAATATCTACGAATGCCTCATACACTTTTTTTGTTTGGCGGTTATTCCAAAGGTGTTGGTTATTATAGACTTCCACCATGCCCGTCCCTGCCAATTCTTTCATCTTCATTTCGGCACGAGGGGCTGTGTACCAAGTGTTTTTATCATTTGGATCCTTGCCTTCAAATTCCCAAAGAAAGGCAGCCGTCGCTTCTGCTTGTTCACGAGGAACAGCATTTTTGATAACCACGTAACCCTGTTCTAGCCAAAAACTCCATTGGTCCTTCGTTAGTACCTTTAGCGTATCTTCCGTAGCCGCTGTTCTCAGTTGTACATTGCTACTTTTGGCAGTAGAAGGATTGCCGGGAATATCCTTGTGTTGATTGTCGGGAACCATTGTGGTGGACATCGTTGGATTGGTGTTTTTCATAACAGCCGAATTTTTGGTTGAATAATTTACCCAAACCACTTCGTGCCGGGTATAACACAAAGCTGAGCATTTTCTTTATTGGGAATTTTACGACATTTAGCAAAAAGTTGTACAATATTGATTAATTTTAGTTTTTGACCATGCTAATATTCAAATATTGTGAAAGAATATGAAAATTCAGCTCGAAACCATCACCAGTCAGGATAAATCATTTAGTATGATGTTCAATCCACGCCTGAGTGATTTATGTTACTGGCACTTCCATCCTGAGTATGAATTGGTCTATATTGAAGCAGCCACAGGTACTCGACATGTAGGAGATCACATATCTACTTATGAACAGAATGATTTGGTTTTGATTGGCTCAAATATCCCTCATTTAAACTTCGATTACGGCGTCAAGACGGAATATAGAAAAGTAGTAATTCACTTTAAAAAAGATTTTATTGAGACTCATGTTAATCGGGTACCCGAGTTATCTCCCTTTACTCAATTATTTAACAAGTCCAAATATGGTCTGGCATTTAGAGGAGGAATTAAAAAACAAATCGGGGAAAAACTATTTCACTTTGAACAGTTAAATGCCTTTCAGCAGTATATTCAAATGCTAGAGGTGTTAGACCTGCTTGCAAATGCTCCTGATGCTGAATTATTACATACACAACCTTACAGTAATAAATTTAGTGAAAGAGAGCAAGGCAGGTTAAGAAATATCTATGCCTTTGTCGATAAAAATTATCATAAAAAAATAGCGTTATCAGAAGTAGCAGCAATCAGTAACATGTCTAAAGAGGCTTTTTGCCGATACTTTAAGAAAGTAAGTAATTATACCTTTATTGAGTTTTTAAACCGCTATCGTATAAGTCAATCGAAGCGTCTTTTAATGTCTGGAAAGAGTGTTAGTGATGCCTGTTATCAAACAGGATTTGAAAGCTTGTCTTATTTTAATCGTACGTTTAAAAAAGTGACGAATGAAAATCCTCGCTATTTCAGAAAAAGGTATTTATAGTTAATTGCGGCAACAAAAATTATGAAAGAAAGAGTCGTCATCACGGGAGTAGGCGTAGCGGCACCCAATGGTGTGGGTAAAGCAGCATTTACGACAGCCATTCGGGCGGGGCAATCCGGGATTCGTTATTACGAGACGCTCCAGGAAATGAATTTCTCGTGTTGTATTGGGGGAGCGCCAGAGATAAGTGAAGAGCTAAAGTTGCAGTATTTTTCGCCTTTGATGTTGCGCAATTTCCTCAGCTCCGGGATCCTCTACGGTTGTATAGCGGGCATGGATGCCTGGGCCGATGCTGGTTTGGAGGTAAACGAAGAAGTACCCGATTGGGACAGCGGCATTGTCATGGGCATTGGCAGCTCCGGGGTAGAAAAAATGCGCGAGGCCGCTTACCTGCTCGACAGTGGAAAAGTAAAACGATTGGGTAGCACCTCCGTTCCCCAGATCATGGCCAGTGGTGTGAGTGCCTACCTGGGGGGAATGCTGGGTTTGGGCAACCAAGTGACCACCAACTCCTCGGCCTGCACCACCGGAACAGAGTCGATTTTGATGGCTTACGAACGGGTAGCGAACGGCCACGCCAAACGGATGCTGGCCGGAAGCACCAGCGACAGCGGCCCCTACATCTGGGGAGGCTTTGACGCAATGAAAGTGATGAACTTCCGCAGCAATGATATCCCCCAGGCCGCCTCTCGCCCAATGAGTGCCTCCGCAGCAGGTTTTGTGCCGGGCAGTGGTGCCGGGGCCTTGGTGCTGGAAACCTTGAGTAGCGCCCAAGCCCGCGGAGCAACCATCTACGCTGAAGTACTAGGTGGTGCGATCAATGCTGGCGGCCAAAGACAGGGTGGCACCATGACGGCACCCAACTCGAGGGCAGTACAACGTTGCATCAAAGACGCTTTACGCAATAGCGGCGTCGACGCCAACGAAGTAGACCTCATCAACGGCCACCTTACCGCTACCATCAAAGACCCCGAAGAAATACAAAACTGGGCAGCAGCCTTGGGTAGAAAGGGAGCAGACTTTCCGTATATTCATTCCCTCAAAGCTATGATTGGACACTGTATCAGTGCTGCCGGAAGCATTGAAAGTGTAGCCGCCGTGCTGGGTTTACACCATAATTTTGTGTTTCCTTCCATCAATTGTGAAGACATTCATCCAGAAATTTTGGAAATCATACCTAGCGAAAAAATTGTCCGCGAACAGCGAGAAGATATTCCCGTAAACATCATTGCGAAAGCAGGGTTTGGATTCGGTGATGTCAACGCCTGTTTACTATTAAAAAAATACCGTCTCTAACCATTTGTATGGTCAGAGAACCAATAAAAAAGAATGAATAAAACAGAAAGAATTGCCACTATCAAACGCATCGTAGCACCCTACGTACAGGAAAAAGCAGCCCTGGAAAACCTCAATGAAGACACCGATTTTATCAAAGATCTAAAAATCAACTCCGCCCACCTCGTAGACATCATCCTCGACGTAGAAGATGAATTCGACATTGAGATCGAAGACGAAGCCATGGAGCAAATGCTCACGGTAGGCGCTGCTTTGGCGATTATTGAAGACAAGGTCAAGTGATCGGGAACGACATTGTGGACCTTAGACAAGCCCGGCAGGAGAGCAACTGGCGGCGGCCGCGCTATCTAGCTAAAATCTTCACGCCGGAAGAACAGCAATTGATTGCCGATGCCCACAGACCAACGGCCATGGTGTGGTTGCTATGGAGTTGTAAAGAAGCCGCTTACAAACGATGGGCCAGTGAGCACCAGCAACGCAGCTTTTTTCCCAACAAAATTGAAGTGCAAGGTTTCCAGCAAGTTCAAGAAACGGGCTTACACCACGCAGCAGCTGATGGAGAAAGTAGTCATCTTCCTTATACCAGCAGCGTACAAATCATGGGACATTGCTACACCGTACACACCTTCTTGAAGGGCGACCTCATCCACAGTTGGACATTGCCCGAAGAAAAAAAGCTCCTCCTCCGTA is a window from the Lewinella sp. LCG006 genome containing:
- a CDS encoding type III polyketide synthase, whose amino-acid sequence is MVKITTVAKQLPPYSRSTAEIVPFIEHWLHGQDERFQRKVVKIFRNAGVDHRYSIIPPEEMFLPRTFAENNDRYIKGVIELSEACLTKALDKAGWTPKDVDYIITVSCTGFMIPSVDAHLINRLDMRQDIVRLPVTEMGCAAGVSGIIYAKNFLQANPGKRAAVIAVESPMATFQQEDFSMVNVVSAAIFGDGAACVLLSSHPDDEGPSILHEEMYHFYDAQHMMGFALKNSGLAMILDQSVPDTIEAHFGDIIHPFLARAGSTIEKIDHLVFHPGGKKIVQIVEDLFGTMGKNIDDTKEVLRLYGNMSSATVLYVLERFLERDIPKGEQGLMLSFGPGFSAQRVLLEW
- a CDS encoding SDR family oxidoreductase gives rise to the protein MKNWAIILGGSSGLGLATAKELAHLGWNLAIVHRDRKSVMREVDAHFAEIAAMGVSLRTFNVDAMKPEKRQAVFDELKTILPAEGNIGVLVHSIAKGNLKPMLSEDGPRLQQDDFQLTIEAMAISLYEWVQALYESKLFGKDTRIISFTSEGNRKAWQNYAAVSAAKAALEAITRNIALEFAPYGFRANCVQAGTTDTASLRMIPGSEQLKAHSLQRNPFGRLTQPEDVARVVGLLVQPEAAWINGAVIPVDGGEHIR
- a CDS encoding 3-hydroxyacyl-ACP dehydratase FabZ family protein; translated protein: MDKQTILKLLPYSEPFLFVDTLEVVTDDEVVGYYTYPEDAFFYRGHFKDHPVTPGVILTETMAQIGLVCMGIYLLRDKIAEGLEPGLAFSSQEVDYYKAVYPGEKVKVQATKEYFRFGKLKCKVEMHNAAGELVCKGVLAGMGRV
- a CDS encoding sodium:solute symporter, yielding MQFLDFSIIAIYFGFILWIAKWASEKKGDETFSSVDYFLAGKNQGWVVIGASLFASNIGSEIILGVSGAGARANMPMANFEILASLVLILFGWVFVPFYLRTGVYTMPEFLEKRYSRACRTYLSVVSVLAYIITKISLIIFAGALVFEVLGIPFWTGAIITVVATGFYTVLGGLKAVIYTDMVQAFILILGTAVISIFGLYQLGGWDEMINTIALAAQTEGNPSVDRFFNLWRPMEDTEYPWTGMLFGAPILGVWYWCTDQYIVQRALSAKDVSSARKGALFAGYLKLLPVFLFFIPGVIAYALLQKGMISYSMDNADQALPALITQFLPSGLKGLAIAGLLAALMSSLSSAFNSSSTLLTIDFYQKHQPDASEKDLVRFGRIATIVLVVASLGWIPFMNALMGGGIFHYLQSIQAYISPPIAAVFLLGLFFKWINARGAIVTLWTGFVIGIFRLVMEFMSNNKSILVAEDSILGYFLGINFLHFALFLFLFCAAVLMIVSKMSIPQTEASLELVTFQRDTKTSTFKWTTDVVLTLVLVILVLILWAVFSPIGVG
- a CDS encoding phytanoyl-CoA dioxygenase family protein; the encoded protein is MKNTNPTMSTTMVPDNQHKDIPGNPSTAKSSNVQLRTAATEDTLKVLTKDQWSFWLEQGYVVIKNAVPREQAEATAAFLWEFEGKDPNDKNTWYTAPRAEMKMKELAGTGMVEVYNNQHLWNNRQTKKVYEAFVDIWGTEKLWVTIDRANLNFPMRPGYEYKGFIHWDYDPDTKPQNVQGVLALADQTDENMGGFQCIPWLFRNYDAWKLTQPEDRNHFKPDTTGLEDKIVKVPLEAGDLLIFNSSEPHGIRPNHSEDKVRIAQYISMMPAQEDNEALKEWRVNSWKNRIAPEGYAFPGDPRNWEQTKYERAELSDLGEKLLGLKKW
- a CDS encoding AraC family transcriptional regulator, which encodes MKIQLETITSQDKSFSMMFNPRLSDLCYWHFHPEYELVYIEAATGTRHVGDHISTYEQNDLVLIGSNIPHLNFDYGVKTEYRKVVIHFKKDFIETHVNRVPELSPFTQLFNKSKYGLAFRGGIKKQIGEKLFHFEQLNAFQQYIQMLEVLDLLANAPDAELLHTQPYSNKFSEREQGRLRNIYAFVDKNYHKKIALSEVAAISNMSKEAFCRYFKKVSNYTFIEFLNRYRISQSKRLLMSGKSVSDACYQTGFESLSYFNRTFKKVTNENPRYFRKRYL
- a CDS encoding beta-ketoacyl synthase, whose amino-acid sequence is MKERVVITGVGVAAPNGVGKAAFTTAIRAGQSGIRYYETLQEMNFSCCIGGAPEISEELKLQYFSPLMLRNFLSSGILYGCIAGMDAWADAGLEVNEEVPDWDSGIVMGIGSSGVEKMREAAYLLDSGKVKRLGSTSVPQIMASGVSAYLGGMLGLGNQVTTNSSACTTGTESILMAYERVANGHAKRMLAGSTSDSGPYIWGGFDAMKVMNFRSNDIPQAASRPMSASAAGFVPGSGAGALVLETLSSAQARGATIYAEVLGGAINAGGQRQGGTMTAPNSRAVQRCIKDALRNSGVDANEVDLINGHLTATIKDPEEIQNWAAALGRKGADFPYIHSLKAMIGHCISAAGSIESVAAVLGLHHNFVFPSINCEDIHPEILEIIPSEKIVREQREDIPVNIIAKAGFGFGDVNACLLLKKYRL
- a CDS encoding acyl carrier protein gives rise to the protein MNKTERIATIKRIVAPYVQEKAALENLNEDTDFIKDLKINSAHLVDIILDVEDEFDIEIEDEAMEQMLTVGAALAIIEDKVK
- a CDS encoding 4'-phosphopantetheinyl transferase superfamily protein; this translates as MIGNDIVDLRQARQESNWRRPRYLAKIFTPEEQQLIADAHRPTAMVWLLWSCKEAAYKRWASEHQQRSFFPNKIEVQGFQQVQETGLHHAAADGESSHLPYTSSVQIMGHCYTVHTFLKGDLIHSWTLPEEKKLLLRKVDALPCSTLSEATRSLVYKHLEQCFQWSPADLSIQKNEQGRPFVYYQNKQSPLSLSLAHHGRYGGFVLAGSEHFL